Proteins found in one Pontibacter sp. SGAir0037 genomic segment:
- the yiaK gene encoding 3-dehydro-L-gulonate 2-dehydrogenase → MKISFEQLTSEFKRVLLKLNFSEERAALCARIFAENSRDGVYSHGLNRFPVFVQAVKDGLIAIDAEPAAVSRNGVVETWDGHLAPGMYTATRAMERAIALAKENGMGCVAVKNTNHWMRGGTYGWQAAAAGCIGICATNSIANMPPWGGTEARLGNNPLVIAIPRQKGSVVLDMAISQFSYGKLQEYDLQGKELPFEGGYDEHGNLTKDPAQIRASERPLPIGYWKGSGLSLVLDVLVASLSGGRSVEQITQAGAEAGVSQFFLCIDASKLDDAVADAIIAYTKSSALTDKDGEIRYPGESSLAKRHQHEQEGIPVNEEIWQQVQEL, encoded by the coding sequence ATGAAAATATCTTTCGAACAGCTGACATCCGAATTTAAAAGAGTCCTTTTAAAGCTTAACTTCAGCGAAGAAAGAGCAGCACTTTGTGCCCGCATATTTGCAGAAAACAGCAGAGACGGAGTGTATTCGCATGGGTTAAATCGCTTTCCGGTGTTTGTGCAGGCTGTTAAAGATGGCCTTATTGCCATAGATGCCGAGCCTGCAGCAGTGAGCAGGAATGGCGTAGTAGAAACCTGGGATGGCCATTTAGCACCGGGCATGTATACAGCAACCCGCGCTATGGAGAGAGCTATAGCACTGGCAAAGGAAAATGGCATGGGGTGCGTGGCGGTAAAAAATACCAACCATTGGATGCGGGGAGGAACCTATGGCTGGCAAGCAGCCGCTGCAGGTTGTATAGGTATTTGTGCAACTAATTCTATTGCCAACATGCCTCCCTGGGGTGGAACAGAAGCACGCCTGGGTAATAACCCTCTGGTGATCGCAATTCCCCGCCAAAAAGGCTCTGTTGTGCTGGATATGGCCATCTCACAATTTTCCTATGGCAAATTGCAGGAGTATGACCTGCAGGGTAAAGAACTGCCTTTCGAAGGCGGCTACGACGAACACGGAAATCTAACAAAAGATCCGGCTCAGATCAGGGCTTCTGAAAGGCCGCTGCCCATTGGCTACTGGAAAGGTTCAGGGCTGTCGCTGGTGCTGGATGTGCTGGTGGCTTCGCTTAGCGGAGGGCGCTCAGTGGAACAGATAACACAGGCAGGGGCAGAGGCCGGAGTATCGCAGTTCTTTTTATGTATAGATGCTTCTAAGTTAGATGACGCTGTTGCTGATGCTATTATTGCATATACAAAGAGCAGCGCTCTGACAGATAAAGATGGCGAAATCCGGTATCCCGGAGAAAGTAGTTTAGCCAAGCGGCACCAGCACGAACAGGAAGGTATACCTGTAAACGAGGAGATATGGCAGCAGGTGCAGGAACTTTAA
- a CDS encoding TIGR00730 family Rossman fold protein: MTKLRKTSKTKLNDESLNSGSGKTIVQPDVNENKAKSITDLRESGETTAPPASEEDKRIREAFVDKNWNEIKIADSWQIFKVMSEFVEGFEKLGKIGPCVSIFGSARTKNTHKYYVMAEEIAAKLVRHGYGVITGGGPGIMEAGNKGAHSEGGKSVGLNIQLPFEQFNNIYIDSDKLINFDYFFVRKVMFVKYAQGFIVMPGGFGTLDELFEAITLIQTKKIGAFPIVLVGRSYWEGLFKWVEDVMLKMESNISPEDLDLVHIVDDATEAVKIIDDFYSKYLLSPNF; encoded by the coding sequence ATGACGAAGCTTAGAAAGACAAGCAAAACCAAGTTAAACGATGAGTCGCTTAACTCTGGTAGCGGGAAAACCATTGTTCAGCCCGATGTAAACGAAAATAAAGCAAAATCTATAACTGATCTGCGCGAAAGCGGCGAAACAACAGCTCCCCCAGCTTCTGAAGAAGACAAACGCATTCGCGAAGCGTTTGTAGACAAGAACTGGAATGAAATTAAAATAGCAGACTCCTGGCAGATATTTAAAGTAATGTCGGAGTTTGTGGAAGGATTTGAAAAACTGGGTAAAATTGGCCCCTGCGTTTCTATATTTGGCTCTGCCCGTACTAAAAACACCCACAAATATTATGTAATGGCCGAAGAGATTGCGGCTAAGTTAGTACGCCATGGTTATGGTGTTATTACAGGCGGCGGGCCTGGTATTATGGAGGCTGGTAATAAAGGGGCGCACTCCGAAGGCGGTAAATCTGTTGGTTTGAACATCCAGCTGCCTTTTGAGCAATTCAACAACATTTACATTGACTCTGATAAGCTCATTAACTTCGATTATTTCTTTGTGCGCAAAGTAATGTTTGTAAAGTATGCACAGGGTTTTATTGTAATGCCTGGCGGCTTTGGCACACTGGATGAGCTGTTCGAAGCGATTACACTTATTCAGACGAAGAAAATCGGTGCCTTCCCAATTGTGCTGGTTGGCCGTTCTTACTGGGAAGGCTTGTTTAAATGGGTAGAAGATGTGATGCTGAAAATGGAAAGCAACATCAGCCCGGAAGACCTGGACCTGGTACACATTGTAGACGATGCCACAGAAGCCGTTAAAATAATTGACGACTTCTACAGCAAGTATCTGCTGTCTCCGAACTTCTAA
- a CDS encoding enoyl-CoA hydratase-related protein, whose product MTYECLLYEVKEGVATITLNRPDVFNAFNDRQSYDLQDALKQVARDEQVRAVVLTGAGKAFCSGQDLKAIANADKRDLSDSLEKRYNPIIRAMRNLPKPIICKLNGVAAGAGCSLALACDLIIASSAASLIEVFVNIGLVLDSGSSFFLPRIVGSLKAFELSTLGSKVSAEEALQLGMVNKVVAPEALDAAVAELAARYAAAPTKAIGLIKKMLNKSFSATLDEMLDYEAYCQKIAGNSEDYKEGVTAFNEKRKPAFKGL is encoded by the coding sequence ATGACTTACGAATGCCTGCTATATGAAGTAAAGGAGGGGGTGGCAACCATCACTCTGAACCGGCCCGATGTTTTCAATGCCTTTAACGATCGGCAAAGCTATGACTTACAGGATGCCCTGAAGCAGGTTGCACGGGATGAACAGGTGCGCGCAGTGGTGCTGACAGGTGCCGGAAAAGCCTTTTGTTCGGGCCAGGATCTGAAAGCCATTGCCAACGCCGATAAGCGCGATCTGTCTGACTCGCTGGAGAAAAGGTATAACCCCATCATCAGGGCGATGCGCAACCTGCCTAAACCAATTATCTGTAAATTAAACGGAGTTGCTGCCGGGGCGGGCTGTTCTCTTGCGCTGGCCTGTGATCTGATTATTGCCTCTTCAGCTGCCAGTTTAATAGAGGTTTTTGTAAATATTGGCCTTGTGCTCGATTCCGGTTCTTCTTTCTTTTTACCACGTATAGTTGGCTCTTTAAAGGCTTTTGAGCTAAGTACGCTTGGCTCTAAGGTAAGTGCCGAAGAGGCTTTGCAATTAGGTATGGTGAACAAGGTGGTAGCTCCCGAAGCTTTGGATGCAGCCGTTGCTGAGCTGGCCGCTCGTTATGCTGCTGCACCTACCAAAGCCATTGGCCTTATAAAGAAAATGCTGAACAAATCTTTTAGCGCTACCTTGGATGAAATGCTGGATTATGAGGCATACTGCCAGAAAATAGCCGGTAACTCAGAAGACTATAAAGAAGGTGTAACAGCTTTTAATGAAAAGAGAAAGCCTGCTTTTAAAGGACTTTAA
- a CDS encoding DUF4142 domain-containing protein produces the protein MKKIASTGIIACAFVFGLASCGGNQTNDSVDQAQERNEEQFSGSEMEDQKTNQSDFMTKAASSNMLEVEAGKLAQQKAQNAQVKQYAQMMVSDHTKASEEMRSAATSKNIMLPDSMSSEHQDKLQSLRDKTGAEFDRDYMDMMVSSHDETISLFEDAAENLEDPDVKSMASAKLPTLRQHREQAQQIKDALGNNSGTAQR, from the coding sequence ATGAAAAAGATTGCATCAACAGGAATAATAGCATGTGCATTTGTATTTGGATTAGCCTCTTGTGGGGGTAACCAAACCAACGATAGTGTAGATCAGGCACAGGAACGAAACGAAGAGCAGTTTTCCGGCTCTGAAATGGAAGATCAGAAAACCAATCAGTCTGATTTTATGACGAAGGCGGCCAGCAGCAATATGCTGGAAGTTGAGGCAGGTAAGCTGGCACAGCAAAAAGCACAGAATGCGCAAGTAAAGCAATATGCGCAAATGATGGTGAGCGACCATACAAAAGCAAGCGAAGAAATGCGCTCTGCCGCCACCAGCAAAAACATTATGTTACCGGATAGCATGAGCAGTGAGCATCAGGATAAACTGCAATCGTTACGTGATAAAACTGGTGCTGAATTCGACAGAGATTATATGGACATGATGGTGTCTTCTCATGATGAAACCATCAGCTTGTTTGAAGATGCTGCGGAAAACCTGGAAGACCCGGATGTAAAAAGTATGGCTTCTGCTAAACTGCCTACTTTACGTCAGCACCGTGAGCAGGCGCAGCAGATAAAAGATGCCCTGGGTAATAACTCAGGTACAGCGCAACGATAA
- the uvrA gene encoding excinuclease ABC subunit UvrA, with protein sequence MAFNQEQNIQTGTAPATTASLAHENGEAQQIEVYGAREHNLKNISIKLPRYKLVVFTGISGSGKSSLAFDTIYAEGQRRYMETFSAYARSFMGGLERPDVDKIEGLSPVISIEQKTTSRNPRSTVGTITEIYDFMRLLWARTADAYSYETGEKMVRQSDEQIVNHILEHFGNKRIVVLAPVVKGRKGHYRELFQQIRKMGFIRARVDGELVEVAPKMQVDRYKIHDIEIVIDKIVVKEEDRFRLSSSIQNALMHGKGTTLILDADTNETHFFSRHLMDPATGIAYDDPAPNSFSFNSPYGACPVCNGLGEIQEISEENIIPDKSLSIRRGGIAPLGEYRDIWIFKQIEALFKHFKASVATPIKDLPEDLMKVLLYGLEEDLEVNTKKGNYIIEFEGIVNFLKGQMESESDNIRAWIEDYTQITTCPECNGYRLKKESLHFKIDGKNIGELSVLDINKLAGWFDNLEERLSERQNVIARELLKEIRKRIGFLLDVGLDYLSLHRPVRTLSGGESQRIRLATQIGTQLVGVLYIMDEPSIGLHQRDNERLINALKDLRDLGNSIIVVEHDKDMILQADYVVDIGPGAGIHGGQVVTAGTPEEMIKESTTTANFLSNRRGILVPRVKRAGTGETLRLIGATGHNLKNVTLELPLGKMVCVTGVSGSGKSSLIHDTLYPILNTHFFRAKREPLPYKTIEGLAHIDKVIEVDQSPIGRTPRSNPATYTGVFTDIRTLFAQLPEAKIRGYSPGRFSFNVKGGRCEACEGAGMRTIEMNFLPDVYVPCEVCKGKRYNRETLEVRYKGKSVTDVLDMTVEKAVEFFENQPRILRKIQTLHEVGLGYITLGQQATTLSGGEAQRVKLAAELSKKDTGKTLYILDEPTTGLHFQDIEHLTDVLHKLTDKGNSVLIIEHNLDLIKVADHIIDIGPEGGEGGGTIVAAGTPEEVAASGKGYTARFLKEELKTSLYRENGE encoded by the coding sequence ATGGCTTTTAACCAAGAGCAAAACATACAAACAGGCACTGCGCCTGCTACAACAGCCTCCTTAGCCCATGAAAATGGAGAGGCACAGCAAATAGAGGTGTATGGTGCCCGCGAGCATAACCTTAAAAATATTTCTATAAAACTACCCCGCTACAAGCTGGTGGTGTTTACAGGCATAAGCGGCAGCGGCAAGTCTTCTCTGGCTTTTGACACCATCTATGCCGAAGGGCAGCGCCGCTACATGGAAACCTTCTCGGCCTATGCTCGCAGCTTTATGGGCGGTCTTGAGCGACCTGATGTGGATAAGATAGAAGGCCTTTCGCCTGTAATTTCTATTGAGCAGAAAACCACCAGCCGCAACCCTCGTTCCACTGTAGGCACTATAACCGAAATCTACGACTTCATGCGACTGCTCTGGGCTCGTACGGCCGATGCCTACAGCTATGAGACCGGCGAAAAAATGGTGCGCCAGAGCGATGAGCAGATTGTTAACCATATACTTGAGCACTTCGGGAATAAACGCATAGTGGTGCTGGCCCCTGTGGTAAAAGGCCGTAAAGGACATTACCGGGAGCTCTTCCAGCAGATCCGTAAAATGGGCTTTATACGTGCCCGTGTAGATGGTGAGTTGGTAGAGGTTGCTCCTAAAATGCAGGTAGACCGCTATAAAATTCACGATATCGAAATTGTAATCGATAAAATTGTGGTGAAGGAGGAGGATCGCTTTAGGCTTTCCAGCTCTATTCAGAATGCATTAATGCATGGCAAAGGCACCACGCTTATTCTGGATGCGGACACGAATGAGACGCACTTCTTCTCTCGTCACCTCATGGATCCTGCCACAGGTATTGCCTACGACGATCCTGCTCCAAATTCATTTTCTTTTAATTCCCCTTATGGCGCCTGCCCTGTTTGCAACGGCTTGGGTGAGATACAGGAAATCTCTGAGGAAAACATTATACCCGACAAAAGCCTGAGTATCCGCCGGGGGGGCATAGCTCCTTTAGGTGAATACCGTGATATCTGGATCTTTAAACAGATTGAGGCACTGTTTAAGCACTTTAAAGCTTCTGTTGCCACACCCATAAAAGATTTGCCCGAAGACCTGATGAAGGTGCTGCTGTACGGCCTGGAGGAAGACCTGGAAGTAAACACCAAGAAAGGCAACTATATTATTGAATTTGAAGGTATTGTTAACTTCCTGAAAGGGCAGATGGAATCGGAGTCGGATAATATCCGGGCCTGGATAGAAGATTATACCCAGATTACAACCTGCCCGGAATGTAACGGCTACCGCTTAAAGAAAGAATCGCTGCACTTTAAGATTGATGGCAAAAACATTGGTGAGCTATCTGTTCTGGATATTAATAAACTGGCTGGCTGGTTCGACAACCTGGAAGAACGCCTGTCAGAGCGTCAAAATGTGATTGCACGGGAATTGCTGAAGGAGATTCGAAAGCGTATTGGTTTTCTGCTGGATGTTGGCCTGGATTACCTGAGCCTGCACCGCCCGGTGCGTACCCTATCCGGTGGCGAAAGCCAACGTATCCGCCTGGCAACGCAGATAGGTACACAGCTGGTTGGGGTTCTTTATATTATGGATGAGCCTAGCATTGGCCTGCACCAGCGCGACAACGAACGCCTGATTAATGCGCTGAAAGACCTTCGCGATCTGGGTAACTCTATTATTGTGGTGGAGCACGATAAAGATATGATCCTGCAGGCCGACTATGTAGTAGACATTGGTCCTGGGGCAGGTATACACGGAGGACAGGTGGTTACAGCAGGAACTCCGGAAGAAATGATCAAGGAAAGCACCACCACAGCTAACTTCCTGAGCAACCGGCGCGGCATTCTGGTGCCTCGTGTAAAACGGGCTGGCACAGGCGAGACATTACGCTTGATCGGCGCAACAGGGCACAACCTGAAAAATGTAACGCTGGAGCTGCCTTTAGGTAAAATGGTATGTGTAACGGGTGTTTCCGGAAGTGGCAAATCTTCGCTGATACATGATACACTGTACCCAATCCTGAACACCCACTTCTTCAGAGCCAAGCGTGAGCCACTGCCTTACAAAACTATAGAAGGACTAGCGCATATTGATAAAGTAATTGAGGTGGATCAGTCACCGATTGGCCGCACGCCGCGCTCTAACCCTGCTACTTATACCGGTGTGTTTACCGATATCCGTACTTTGTTTGCACAGCTTCCGGAAGCGAAAATACGAGGCTACTCCCCTGGCCGTTTCTCCTTTAACGTAAAGGGCGGCCGCTGTGAGGCTTGCGAAGGTGCCGGTATGCGTACCATCGAAATGAATTTCCTGCCCGATGTTTACGTGCCGTGCGAAGTGTGCAAAGGCAAACGCTACAACCGCGAAACACTGGAGGTGCGCTACAAAGGCAAGAGTGTAACCGATGTGCTGGACATGACGGTAGAAAAGGCGGTAGAGTTTTTTGAAAACCAGCCACGCATTCTACGCAAAATTCAGACGCTGCATGAGGTTGGCTTAGGTTATATTACACTGGGGCAACAGGCAACCACTCTCTCTGGTGGCGAGGCACAACGTGTAAAGCTGGCAGCAGAGTTATCGAAAAAAGATACAGGCAAAACGCTTTACATTCTGGATGAGCCTACCACAGGTCTGCACTTCCAGGACATTGAGCACCTGACGGATGTGCTGCATAAGCTAACGGATAAAGGTAACTCTGTACTTATTATTGAACACAACCTCGACCTGATTAAAGTAGCTGACCACATTATTGACATCGGCCCCGAAGGTGGCGAAGGTGGTGGTACCATTGTAGCTGCCGGCACTCCAGAAGAAGTAGCCGCTTCGGGCAAAGGTTATACTGCCCGCTTCCTGAAAGAGGAGTTAAAAACAAGCCTCTATCGCGAAAACGGCGAGTAA
- the asnS gene encoding asparagine--tRNA ligase, with translation MQRTKVKDLLTGAEAGKEILLKGWVRTKRGNKYVTFIAVNDGSTIHSLQVVADAEKFSEEALKDVTTGASVAVTGELVASQGKGQAYEVLANTIEVLGKADPETYPLQKKAHSLEFLREIAHLRFRTNTFGAVFRLRNSLAFAVHKFFNERGFVYMHTPIVTASDAEGAGEMFRVTTLDLDNLPRNEEGKINFEEDFFGRSTNLTVSGQLEGELAAMAFSDIYTFGPTFRAENSNTARHLAEFWMIEPEMAFYDLQDNANLAEEFIKYVIRYAIENNSADIEFLGQRLAEEEKQKPQNERNEMSLLEKLEFVANNSFERITYTEAIDILLNSPAYKKKKFQYEVSWGVDLQSEHERYLVEKHFKKPVIVTNYPKDIKSFYMRLNDDGKTVAAMDILAPGIGEIVGGSQREERLDKLTERMEEMGVPTEELWWYLDTRRFGSCPHAGFGLGFERLVQFVTGMGNIRDVIPFPRTPKNAEF, from the coding sequence ATGCAACGTACGAAAGTTAAAGATTTGCTAACAGGTGCCGAGGCAGGAAAAGAGATTCTGCTGAAAGGCTGGGTGCGCACAAAACGCGGGAACAAATATGTAACCTTTATTGCCGTGAACGACGGCTCTACCATCCATAGTTTACAGGTAGTGGCCGATGCTGAAAAGTTTAGCGAAGAAGCTTTAAAAGATGTAACTACCGGAGCCAGTGTAGCAGTTACAGGTGAGCTTGTGGCCTCGCAGGGCAAAGGACAGGCTTATGAGGTTTTAGCCAATACGATTGAGGTTCTGGGTAAAGCAGATCCGGAAACATATCCGCTGCAAAAAAAAGCACACTCGCTGGAGTTCCTGCGTGAGATCGCTCACCTGCGCTTCCGTACCAACACTTTTGGTGCTGTGTTCAGGCTGCGCAACTCGCTGGCTTTTGCCGTGCATAAATTTTTTAACGAGCGTGGCTTCGTGTATATGCATACGCCTATCGTAACGGCTTCCGATGCCGAGGGTGCCGGAGAAATGTTCCGGGTAACTACTCTAGACCTGGACAACCTGCCACGTAACGAAGAAGGCAAAATCAATTTTGAAGAAGACTTCTTTGGCCGCTCTACAAACCTGACTGTATCTGGTCAGTTGGAAGGAGAGCTGGCAGCTATGGCTTTTAGCGATATTTACACATTCGGCCCTACTTTCCGTGCCGAAAACTCTAACACTGCCCGCCACCTGGCCGAGTTCTGGATGATTGAGCCGGAAATGGCTTTCTACGACCTGCAGGACAATGCTAACCTGGCAGAAGAGTTTATCAAGTATGTCATTCGCTATGCCATCGAAAATAACAGCGCCGACATTGAGTTCCTGGGCCAGCGCCTGGCAGAAGAGGAAAAACAGAAGCCACAAAACGAGCGCAACGAAATGAGCCTGCTGGAGAAACTGGAGTTTGTGGCAAACAATAGCTTTGAGCGCATCACCTATACAGAGGCCATCGATATTCTGCTAAACTCTCCTGCTTACAAGAAGAAGAAATTCCAGTATGAGGTATCGTGGGGTGTAGACCTGCAGAGTGAGCATGAGCGCTACCTGGTAGAGAAGCACTTTAAGAAGCCGGTAATTGTTACCAACTACCCGAAAGATATTAAATCGTTCTACATGCGCCTGAACGACGATGGCAAAACAGTAGCTGCCATGGATATTCTGGCTCCGGGTATAGGCGAAATAGTGGGTGGTTCGCAACGCGAGGAACGCCTCGACAAATTAACAGAGCGTATGGAAGAAATGGGCGTACCTACAGAAGAGCTTTGGTGGTATTTAGACACCCGCCGCTTCGGCAGCTGCCCACACGCTGGTTTCGGCCTGGGCTTTGAGCGACTGGTGCAGTTTGTTACAGGTATGGGCAATATACGTGATGTGATCCCATTCCCGCGCACACCTAAAAATGCTGAATTCTAA
- a CDS encoding DUF202 domain-containing protein: MGIREILRKRARRKIRKNLKVQDKLNLEIRDTLAMERTKLSNERTFLSYTRTAIAVVLGGLTFIKLFNDPIYIGLGILAIPSGIAFGFYGYYRFTKKRHEISFHTRSYQPTSPILAEVEAEEKEDMKA, from the coding sequence ATGGGCATTAGAGAGATATTAAGAAAAAGAGCAAGACGAAAAATAAGAAAAAATTTAAAGGTACAGGATAAGCTTAACCTCGAAATCCGGGATACCCTGGCTATGGAGCGTACTAAACTTTCAAACGAACGCACGTTCCTTTCTTATACCAGAACCGCTATTGCTGTAGTACTGGGCGGACTCACATTCATAAAGTTGTTTAACGACCCCATTTACATCGGATTAGGTATTCTTGCTATTCCATCAGGTATAGCCTTTGGCTTTTACGGCTACTACCGCTTCACTAAAAAGAGACACGAGATCTCTTTTCATACCCGCTCTTACCAACCAACCAGCCCTATACTTGCCGAGGTAGAGGCAGAGGAAAAAGAAGACATGAAAGCCTAA
- a CDS encoding DUF4142 domain-containing protein, whose translation MKHKFTFALLFGLLSFGMMSCGSDSIDQAADQSVEQFEEAGIQNMRNDALFAAEAASANMLQLRLGEVALEKGASAEVKGLAQQMVQNHEQIQGELETVATQANFVLPTQLGAAHGKSQESVTSHSGIAFDIAYVKEVVSQQKNLIKRYEDIAKNGVNMELKMYASRQLPLLRNHLMMAELIEDAIDSV comes from the coding sequence ATGAAACACAAGTTTACTTTTGCCTTGCTTTTTGGCCTCCTGTCGTTTGGCATGATGAGTTGTGGCAGTGATAGCATAGATCAGGCTGCCGATCAAAGTGTAGAGCAGTTTGAAGAAGCCGGTATACAGAATATGCGCAACGACGCTTTATTTGCGGCAGAGGCTGCCAGTGCCAATATGCTACAGCTGCGCTTAGGAGAAGTAGCACTAGAGAAAGGGGCAAGTGCCGAGGTAAAGGGATTGGCCCAGCAGATGGTGCAGAACCATGAACAGATACAAGGCGAACTGGAAACAGTAGCCACGCAGGCTAATTTTGTTTTACCTACGCAGTTAGGCGCCGCTCATGGTAAAAGCCAGGAGAGCGTAACTTCTCATTCAGGTATAGCTTTTGACATTGCCTATGTAAAGGAAGTAGTGAGCCAGCAGAAAAATCTGATAAAACGCTACGAAGATATTGCCAAAAACGGTGTGAACATGGAGCTGAAGATGTATGCATCCCGGCAATTGCCGCTATTGCGCAACCACCTGATGATGGCAGAACTGATTGAGGATGCCATTGATAGCGTTTAA
- the rpoN gene encoding RNA polymerase factor sigma-54, whose product MQRLDLRQLLSQKLSPQQIQFIKLLQIPTVELEARIKEEMEINPALEEGREDADTEYESDNTDEYDSDDDYGNDEIDLNDYLHDDEISGYKMQGDKGGDDDEDREMPIAVSTSLIDSLFDQLGFLALDDKQYNIGMQLIGSIDNDGYIRRDLSAIANDLAFSQNIETTEEEIEQVLHMIQTFDPAGIAARDLPECLLLQLQRREQDEITVLAERIITSAFDEFTKKHYQKIQSKFNVSEDTLKRAVDLIVKLNPKPGGSGAGMTRVQYIIPDFILTNENGQLQLSLNSRNAPDLRISRSYSDMFDAYEKSDKKDKKLKETVTFVKQKLDAAKWFIDAIRQRQNTLLRTMEAIIKYQHEFFLEGDESKLRPMILKDIAEEIGMDISTVSRVANSKAVQTEFGIYPLKYFFSEGIATDSGEDASSREVKHILKEIIDKENKRKPLSDDKIEKMLNEKGYNIARRTVAKYREQLNIPVARLRKEL is encoded by the coding sequence ATGCAGCGACTCGATTTAAGGCAACTCTTATCCCAGAAGTTATCGCCGCAGCAGATACAATTTATCAAGCTGCTGCAGATACCTACTGTTGAGCTGGAAGCGCGCATAAAAGAAGAAATGGAAATAAATCCGGCCTTGGAAGAAGGACGGGAAGATGCCGACACAGAGTACGAGTCGGATAACACCGATGAGTATGATAGCGATGACGACTATGGCAACGACGAAATAGATCTGAACGACTATCTGCATGACGATGAAATAAGCGGCTATAAAATGCAGGGCGATAAAGGTGGCGACGACGATGAAGACCGTGAGATGCCTATTGCCGTTTCAACTTCTCTGATTGATTCGCTGTTCGACCAGCTGGGCTTTCTGGCCCTGGACGACAAGCAGTACAATATAGGCATGCAGCTTATTGGCAGCATTGATAACGACGGGTACATTCGCCGCGATCTGAGTGCCATTGCCAACGATCTTGCCTTTTCCCAAAATATAGAAACCACGGAAGAGGAGATAGAGCAGGTCCTGCACATGATCCAGACATTCGATCCAGCGGGTATAGCAGCCCGCGATTTGCCTGAATGTTTGTTGCTGCAATTGCAGCGACGGGAACAGGACGAAATAACGGTTTTGGCGGAGCGCATTATTACTTCTGCTTTTGATGAGTTTACCAAAAAGCACTACCAGAAAATCCAGTCGAAGTTTAATGTATCGGAAGATACCCTGAAAAGAGCTGTTGACCTGATTGTAAAGCTGAACCCAAAACCAGGCGGCTCAGGTGCCGGTATGACGCGGGTGCAGTATATTATACCTGATTTTATTCTTACCAACGAAAACGGGCAGTTGCAGCTGTCGCTTAATTCCCGTAATGCACCTGATCTGCGCATCAGCCGCTCTTATTCCGATATGTTTGATGCCTATGAAAAGTCAGACAAAAAGGATAAGAAGCTAAAAGAAACAGTAACGTTTGTAAAGCAGAAGCTGGATGCCGCCAAATGGTTTATAGATGCCATCCGCCAGCGCCAGAACACGCTGCTGCGTACCATGGAGGCCATTATAAAATACCAGCATGAGTTCTTTCTGGAAGGAGATGAGAGCAAGCTGCGGCCTATGATCCTGAAAGATATTGCAGAGGAGATTGGTATGGATATCTCTACGGTTAGCCGTGTGGCCAACAGCAAAGCCGTACAAACCGAGTTCGGCATTTACCCGCTCAAATACTTCTTCTCCGAAGGTATTGCCACCGATTCCGGTGAAGATGCCAGCAGCCGTGAAGTAAAGCATATTTTAAAAGAGATCATCGACAAAGAGAACAAGCGCAAGCCGCTATCCGATGATAAAATTGAAAAAATGCTCAACGAGAAGGGCTATAATATTGCACGTCGCACCGTTGCCAAATATCGCGAACAACTCAATATACCTGTCGCTAGGCTAAGAAAGGAGCTGTAG
- a CDS encoding DUF4168 domain-containing protein: MNLLYKKVRGVVAATLMLGAAVFANNVYAQSSTSQAPPAQQGAAAKTDFSDAEIKQFADANNRLMAVQQEGEKVMLNILQEEKVEVEKFNELAKAYQEQKLEEVSATPEEMAAFNKAAQRIMEMQPTIQRDVEQAIVKDGMSLEKYEQIMLAYQQSPVLQAKVHKMME, from the coding sequence ATGAATTTGCTATATAAAAAAGTAAGAGGAGTGGTAGCAGCAACTCTTATGCTTGGAGCAGCTGTATTTGCAAACAATGTTTATGCTCAATCGTCTACTTCGCAGGCACCCCCTGCACAACAAGGTGCCGCTGCCAAAACCGATTTTTCTGATGCTGAAATCAAACAGTTTGCTGATGCCAACAACCGCCTAATGGCAGTACAGCAGGAAGGCGAAAAAGTAATGCTGAACATCCTGCAGGAAGAAAAAGTAGAAGTGGAAAAGTTTAATGAGCTTGCCAAAGCTTACCAGGAGCAAAAACTGGAAGAGGTAAGCGCAACACCAGAAGAAATGGCTGCTTTTAACAAGGCCGCTCAAAGAATTATGGAAATGCAGCCTACCATTCAGCGCGATGTGGAGCAGGCTATTGTAAAAGACGGTATGTCTTTAGAAAAATATGAGCAGATTATGCTGGCTTATCAGCAAAGCCCGGTTCTGCAGGCGAAGGTGCATAAAATGATGGAATAG